The following DNA comes from Phytohabitans rumicis.
TCCGCCGGGCACCGGGTCAGTCGACCACCGCCAGGACGATCGCGCCTATTCCCAGGGGTACGTCGAGGAGCACGCAGAACTCGGCCAGCGACCGGGGAACCACGGTGTTGCGTCGATAGTGGACGACGTCCCACGCGGCGTGGGCGGCCAGCGTGACACCGGCCAGCGCCAGGCCGGCGCGGGGAGCGACGACCAGCGCGGTCATGGCCAACCCGCCGTACCCGGCGAGGGCGAGGGTCTGTGCGGTCAGCGCCGGCCGGGGCGCCCCGCCGGCGAGGCCGGCGCCGAGCAGGGCCAGGGCGGTGAGGCCGAGGCCGGCCCACCACGGCAGTCCGGCAAGCTCGCAGACGGTGACGACCACGCTGGCGCCGAGGACCCCGGCCCAGGCGATCCACGGCCGGTCGAGCGCGGCGGCGCCGAGATAGCACAGCGTCGCGACGGCGATCACGATCGCGACGGAGTCCCGGTCCGCGCCGGTGGCCAACTGGAACGCCGCGGCGGCCAGCCCGAGCGCGCTCGGCCAGCGATGTAGCACGGCTTGCCTCATGGCCGGAAGAGTAGGCGGAGCCGCCTTCATATCGGTTTCACCGACATACCCGCGGCGGCCTGCGGCGTTGCGTGATAGCGCAACGAATCCGGCCGATGATCTTGCGAGGCGCAGACACGGGTATGCCACTGTGCTTGTATCGCGGCGTACGCAAACCAACGGGGTGGTTGTACATGGCAGGTAGCAACACGGGGGTGCTGTGAACGGTGCTCTTGAGGTCGGCCTGCTCGGCCCGGTCCGGGTAGTGGCGGACGGACGGACGGTGGCGCTCGCCGCGCCGCGGCGGCGGGTGATCCTCGCCGCGCTCGCGCTCGCCCCCGGGCGGGTGGTCAGCATCGACGCACTGGCCCGCTACGCCTGGGCCGAGGACATCCCGGCGCTGGCCCGGCGGGCTTTGTCCACTGTGGTGACCCGGGTACGGCAGGACGTCGGCATGGACGTCATCACCGGCACCCGCGGCGGGTACACGCTGGCGGTCCCCGCCCAGGCGGTGGACGTGTTCCAGTTCCGTGCGCTGGTGAGCTCGGCCCGGTCGGCGGCGGGCGCCGCGGAGCTGGCACTGCTCGACCGCGCGCTGGCCTGCTGGCGCGGCGAGCCGCTGCAGGACGTGGGATCGGAGGCGCTCGCCGGCGAGTACGGACCGGGGCTGACCGAGGAGTGGTTCGCCGCGGCCGAGCGCCGGGTCGACCTGCTGCTCGCCGCGGGCGGGCACGCCGATCTGGTGGCCCACCTGCGGGGCCTGACGGCGCAACAGCCGCTGCGTGAGTCGCTGTGGTGCCGGCTGATGGTGGCCCTGTACCGCTCGGGCCGGCAGGCCGAGGCGCTGGAGGCGTACCAGGCGGTGCGGGAGGTCCTGGTGGACCGGCTCGGGGTCGGGCCGGGCCGGGAACTGGTGGCCGCGCACCGCGCCGTGCTGACCGACGACCCGGCGGTGGCCGCGCCCGCGGCGGTGATCCGGCGCCCGAGGCCGGCCCGGCGGCACCCGCGCCGGCTGCGGCTGACCCGGCGCCGGCTCAGCGCCGCCCGCGTAGTGTCCGGCGCAGGTCGTCCACCCACAGATCGGGGATCTCCCACGGGATGAAGTGGCCGCCACGCTCGTGCACGGTGAGGTTGACGTGGTTGTACCAGCCGCCGCGCTCGCTGGCGAGGAAGTGCGCGACCCGCCCGTCGGTGGTGACGCCGGGCGGGTTCTCGTAGCCGATGAACGTGATGCCGGTGGGCGCCTCGACGGCCGGCCGCCGGTCGTGGGACGGGGTCCACGGGTAGCGGTTGTTGTTGGCGTACGTGCGGATCGAGGTGCCGATGCTGTTGCCGACCCAGTAGATCGTGGCGTGGGTGAGCAGGTCGTCCCGGGTGAAGACGGACTCGAGGTCGCCGCCGTTGTCGCTCCAGTTGGCCCAGCGGCGCAGGATCCACGCGAGCATCCCGGCGGGGGAGTCGGACAGCCCGTACGCCAGGGTGCCCGGGTCGAGCACGTGGGCGGCGAGGTGGACGGCGAAGCGCCTGTCCAGCGCGACGATCCGGGCGTGGACGTCGTCGGGCAGGCCGTCCGGGATGGGCTGGCCGCCGGACAGGTCCCAGGCCCGGTCGCCGTTGAACATGCTCAGCTTCTGCCCGGATCCAATGTGGATGGCGTACAGCTCGTCGGCGTACTTGTGACCGAGCTGGCCGGTCACCAGCGCCCCGACGTCGCAGCCCGCGGCCGCGTACCGCCGGTGGCCGAGGGTCTTCGTCATGAGGGTGTGCCAGAGGTCGGCGACCTTCCAGAAGTTCATGTCCGGGTGGTCGGGCAGCGGCGTGGAGAACCCGAAGCCGGGAAACGACGGGACGATCACCTCGAACGCGTCGGCCGGGTCGCCGCCGTACGCGCCCGGGTCGGCGAGCGGATCGACCACTTTGGACCAGTGCCAGAACGTCCAGGGCCAGCCGTGGGTGAGGATGAGCGGGATCGGCCGGGGTCCGGTGCCGGGCTTGCGCATGAAGTGCACCGGCACGCCGTCGACGTCGACCCGGTAGTGCTCGTACGCGTTGATGGCCGCCTCGGCCGCGCGCCAGTCGTACCCGGTGTGCCAGTACTCGACGAGCCCCTGTAGGTAGGCGCGCTTGACCCGTAGTACCCGTCCTCGTTGCCCGCGTCGTCGGGCCAGCGGGTCAGCTCCAGGCGCCGCCGCAGGTCGGCGAGCACCTCATCGGGTACGTGGATGGGTGTCGGCTGCATGGTCTTCTCCTACCGTTCGTTGAGTTTCACCAGGCGGGCCAGGGCGGGCAGGGCGGCCGCGATGGCGGCCCGCTCGGCCGGGGTCAGCCGGCTGGTGAGGTCGGCGAGGTGCGCGACCCGGTCGGCCCGCCGGCCGTCCACAATGGCCGATCCGGCCGGGGTGATGTGCACGAGCACCGCGCGGCCGTCGGACGGGTCGGGCCGGCGCTCGACCAGGCCGTCGCGCTCCAGCCTCGTCACGATCTGCGTGATCGCCGGCTGGGTGACCTGCTCGCTGGCGGTCAGCTCGGCCAGCCGCTTCGGGCCGCGGCCGGCGAGCGTGTGCAGCACCGACAGTGTCGTGAAGCTCAACCGCTGCACCGACGGCAACCGGATGAACATCCGGGTGAACTCCTCCAGCGTGGAGGTCAGCTCGGGGACGCTCAGCATGGCGAAACCGTATCACTAACTTATATAAGTTGCTTAACGGTTGCGGCCGGGTACCCGTAAGGTGGACGGGTGGGCCGGTACGGATGGCGGGTGGACGCCGGGCTCGTCGCCGGCTTCGCCGTCCTGACCGGGGCCCTCGCGGCGGGTGCGTTCCTCGACGCCGACATCGCCGTCCGGGACTGGTGCGACGCGCACCGCCCCGAGGCGCTGCGGGTCGCGGCGAAGGGCCTCTACTTCCTCGGCTCGGCCAACCTCATCGCCTCGATCCTGCTCGTCGTGGCCGCCCTGCTGGCCGTGCGGGACCGCACGCCCCGCCCGGTCCTGCTGGTCCTCGTCACCGCCGCGGCCAGCTACGCCGTCGTGGTGCCGCTGAAGATCCTGATCGACCGGTCCGCACCGCACGCGCCGTGGCACGACGCGGTGGAACTCTTCGCCAACGACGCGGGGTGGTCGTACCCGTCCGGGCACGTGGTCAACACGGTCATCTGGTACCCCGTCCTGGTCGTGCTGGCCGAACGCCTGCTGCGCCGGCCGCTGGGCGTACGGACCCGGCGCGCCGTGCTGCTCGCCCCGGTGCTCATCGTCTTCGTGGCCGTGACGTACCTCGGCTACCACTGGCTCACCGACTGCGCCGCCGGGCTGCTGCTCGGCCTGGCCCTGCGGCGTACGCTCGCCCGCCTCCCGCTGGAGCACGCCGGCACCTCGACGCCGGCCGGTACCCTCACGCGGTGACCTACGCACCCCCGCCCCACCTGGCCAGCCGTACCAGCCATACCCGCCACAGCCGCCGTACTCGCCGCAACCGCCAGCCAAGAGCCGGCGCGGCCTGATCATCGGGCTGGCGGTCGGCGGGGCGGTGCTGCTCCTGCTGTGCCTGGGCTGCGCGGCGGGCGCCGCCGTGTACCTCGCCAACCAGGACTCGGACCCGGATCCGGGCGCGGCCTCGGTCACGACCAGCCCGACCGGGGTGGCGACATCCTCGCCGGCCTCGACGTCCTCGTCCTGCACCGCCACGAGCACGTCGGCCGGCCCCGACATCAAGGCGGTGGGGCCGCCCGACTTCGACGGAGCTCCCCGCGCCGGCAAGGCCACGATGCGGATCACCACCAACCGCGGCGACATCACCATCGCGATGGACCGCGCGGCCACGCCGTGCACGGTGGCCAGCTTCCAGCACCTTGCCGCCAAGCGGTTCTTCGACGGCACGAGCTGCCAC
Coding sequences within:
- a CDS encoding phosphatase PAP2 family protein → MGRYGWRVDAGLVAGFAVLTGALAAGAFLDADIAVRDWCDAHRPEALRVAAKGLYFLGSANLIASILLVVAALLAVRDRTPRPVLLVLVTAAASYAVVVPLKILIDRSAPHAPWHDAVELFANDAGWSYPSGHVVNTVIWYPVLVVLAERLLRRPLGVRTRRAVLLAPVLIVFVAVTYLGYHWLTDCAAGLLLGLALRRTLARLPLEHAGTSTPAGTLTR
- a CDS encoding epoxide hydrolase family protein, coding for MARRRGQRGRVLRVKRAYLQGLVEYWHTGYDWRAAEAAINAYEHYRVDVDGVPVHFMRKPGTGPRPIPLILTHGWPWTFWHWSKVVDPLADPGAYGGDPADAFEVIVPSFPGFGFSTPLPDHPDMNFWKVADLWHTLMTKTLGHRRYAAAGCDVGALVTGQLGHKYADELYAIHIGSGQKLSMFNGDRAWDLSGGQPIPDGLPDDVHARIVALDRRFAVHLAAHVLDPGTLAYGLSDSPAGMLAWILRRWANWSDNGGDLESVFTRDDLLTHATIYWVGNSIGTSIRTYANNNRYPWTPSHDRRPAVEAPTGITFIGYENPPGVTTDGRVAHFLASERGGWYNHVNLTVHERGGHFIPWEIPDLWVDDLRRTLRGRR
- a CDS encoding AfsR/SARP family transcriptional regulator codes for the protein MNGALEVGLLGPVRVVADGRTVALAAPRRRVILAALALAPGRVVSIDALARYAWAEDIPALARRALSTVVTRVRQDVGMDVITGTRGGYTLAVPAQAVDVFQFRALVSSARSAAGAAELALLDRALACWRGEPLQDVGSEALAGEYGPGLTEEWFAAAERRVDLLLAAGGHADLVAHLRGLTAQQPLRESLWCRLMVALYRSGRQAEALEAYQAVREVLVDRLGVGPGRELVAAHRAVLTDDPAVAAPAAVIRRPRPARRHPRRLRLTRRRLSAARVVSGAGRPPTDRGSPTG
- a CDS encoding MarR family winged helix-turn-helix transcriptional regulator; this translates as MLSVPELTSTLEEFTRMFIRLPSVQRLSFTTLSVLHTLAGRGPKRLAELTASEQVTQPAITQIVTRLERDGLVERRPDPSDGRAVLVHITPAGSAIVDGRRADRVAHLADLTSRLTPAERAAIAAALPALARLVKLNER
- a CDS encoding peptidylprolyl isomerase, whose protein sequence is MLLLLCLGCAAGAAVYLANQDSDPDPGAASVTTSPTGVATSSPASTSSSCTATSTSAGPDIKAVGPPDFDGAPRAGKATMRITTNRGDITIAMDRAATPCTVASFQHLAAKRFFDGTSCHRLVTEGIFVLQCGDPSGTGRGGPDYQFGDENLAGATYTRGVVAMANAGAGTNGSQFFIVFRDSTLSPAYTPFGTVTAGLDIVEQIAAGGHDASSTAGGGQPKIPLTFETVTVD